A stretch of Antennarius striatus isolate MH-2024 chromosome 6, ASM4005453v1, whole genome shotgun sequence DNA encodes these proteins:
- the lrrc51 gene encoding leucine-rich repeat-containing protein 51 has protein sequence MSGAPVDLSFKQISNLVDAWTETPSSSLRPIKRNSELKYSSRALRLNNNNITDLYGLQKTITHFLAEPSQLAWLDLSFNKISHIDQVFCELSELRVLYLHGNSIFVQSEVNRLGALPHLHTITLHGNLIENNKAYRDRVISALPRLKSMDFSAVTRQERVLANIWHHCNNRSSNKEALQ, from the exons ATGTCCGGAGCTCCAGTGGACTTATCTTTTAAACAAATCAGCAACTTAGTAG ATGCGTGGACTGAGACACCAAGCAGCAGCCTGCGACCTATCAAAAGAAATTCTGAGCTGAAGTACTCAAGCCGTGCCCTGCGtctcaataacaacaatatCACTGATCTCTATGGCCTCCAGAAGACTATTACACACTTCCTGGCTGAGCCATCACAGCTCGCCTGGCTGGACCTGTCCTTCAACAAAATCTCACATATAGATCAA GTTTTCTGTGAGCTAAGTGAACTGCGTGTGTTGTATCTTCACGGCAACAGCATTTTTGTTCAGTCAGAGGTCAACCGGCTGGGAGCGCTACCTCATCTACACACCATCACCCTACATGGAAATCTCATAGAAAATAACAAGGCATACAG GGATCGTGTGATTTCTGCTCTGCCTCGATTAAAGTCGATGGACTTCAGTGCTGTGACACGCCAGGAGCGAGTTTTGGCAAACATTTGGCATCACTGCAACAATCGCAGCAGTAACAAGGAGGCTCTCCAGTGA
- the numa1 gene encoding LOW QUALITY PROTEIN: nuclear mitotic apparatus protein 1 (The sequence of the model RefSeq protein was modified relative to this genomic sequence to represent the inferred CDS: substituted 1 base at 1 genomic stop codon) encodes MTINLGVKALLGWVNSIKLSDKEVTIDDLQDGTVLLKIVSMLKKEPNSCSNNSIHDRYKLIADFIERDCRFNAAKGTSLCWDNIIDGTNLTVQIAKVLLLLFYHDIMNDRCTLNMMECDMEREIANLTGSFVMESNGCVYLNNGLDAYLAKKYMPVDRDILCRSAATSSSNLSPISSLSDGDSPVFHRSHRIAFVDIQTVASSSVSKSPLQDIMNTPKFQMRKMQRQMIKERDYRDGLERELSTKVALITQKETQINQLQYRLDKLKEEQNDREQVIREQINELETRNNTLQMRFNEILKENKDFKSTSSLMERKVDELSDENGALSSQMRSMCSQLVIFEEEVGRLTESQKFAEEEWGRKTNHLESELNQATAQKELLTEQIQILQGKISCLEDEISRASVEEVGENMGPIMEKEMYETEISHLKNELESAYCSLKKAEVEIQAKTQQLAVYQEEITQQKELMRQQELQTTKLIQAKEETLDKLQMEITEQRAVFQQEIQDLKLQLEQVEQQKLEQMFRLQQHIAACEKEVEKLKDIKKEKENLLHLAEENLKELEKKLSAVHSLLADKDQQINSLRGEVEILSDETKSHKNEIQATEEKLAKLLQEKSNDQEMFNVNMQTLTVQVEGLSSSLKQAEQEIQFRQDLLAKAQQENVQQKVEFQQQMVACEEEVQTLNKEIQEKNEKLIILKNESSQQSESLEQQIKDMKGEIEILNDTLLKAEEQVHAQECELAKNTEESARQIDILQRQLSSSEQRITIMKEDILTKEEQMNSLKYQSSEQSKMLNQEIHDLKQRVECLTSSLKNSEENLLAKENLFAEQHLQTTQDMEVLQTQMAASQNEVKRLNEEIHTKEEQFTLLKTETSTRCEILQQEIETLKQQIKTMSDCLDIAKEKVQTKEHLMAKQEQESTLQIEDLRKNNSVLEEDVNRLREDLKMKEGQINMLKDESCKESEALHNEIQTLREKVQHLEESLKTSTEQVQDKEILLIQKEIEISQEKDQFKNLATTSEMELRELSEQIQAKDDQLVTLKKENSVQSDLLQQEIKNLNDQLAHMTESLSKSEERVESQLVMLNKQEQENAEQKELLQRQLSASEDQVQKMKDEIQAKEEAMMLLKTENSAQSDLLNQETQDLQKKVESLSSRLKHAEEELESKENLFAEQHLQTTQDKEVLQTQMAASQNEVKRLNEEIHTKEEQFTLLKTETSTRCEMLQQEIETLKQQIKTMSDCLDIAKEKVQTKEHLMAKQEQESTLQIEDLRKNNSVLEEDVNRLREDLKMKEGQVNMLKDESCKESEALHNEIQTLREKVQHLEESLKTSTEQVQDKEILLIQKEIEISQEKDQFKNLATTSEMELRELSEQIRAKDDQLVTLKKENSVQSDLLQQEIKNLNDQLAHMTESLSKSEERVESQLVMLNKQEQENAEQKELLQRQLSASEDQVQKMKDEIQAKEEAMTLLKTESSAQSDLLNQETQDLQKKVESLSSRLKHAEEELESKENLFAEQHLQTTQDKEVLQTQMAASQNEVKRLNEEIHTKEEQFTLLKTETSTRCEILQQEIETLKQQIKTMSDSLDIANEKIEAKEHLMAKQEQESTLQIEDLRKHNSVLEEDVNRLREDLKMKEGQVNMLKDESCKESEALHNEIQTLREKVQHLEESLKTSTEQVQDKEILLIQKEIEISQEKDQFKNLATTSEMELRELSEQIQAKDDQLVTLKKENSALGVSLRKAEDDMQSKENLFAQQKLEYTQQTEELINQQDKQLENLQKQIYSLEEEIPKLKASQSEKEGLLLKTEEKLQVETISQNLVAKEQALLHTQEESAKELDLLQQRLVSLNGDRQSAEELQVATSKEMEAVVQEKQEMMVKIVQVEMDKKSLEKQLESMVLEKDRLAQANLIIERENMASHKRKSLLQQELEVMKKEKLLEERHKAEEMEILKRDLQEQLSAKSEAAEHYKAQMDKAVNHYNSKKQLLQESEEKVFELTHSLEVKEREVKAVTMENKLLQLDLDKAQTSEKRLMSMVASLEAQLAFADHNLRAQNKIHGNDQSGTESCYLEVPDARSGVHTRAQVRREISSDSLDQSSLEDSLNTTRKLSAPDESSTPLVRSSERLAAKRLKAESLETLYFTPINNRXRTQAGKERKMELSSTLKNPTSSIKRRRTTQVINITMTKKTPGASEDDDTFYSLAPARSQPNLSTADSKRPVSMELFNTPAGRSGAASDQLIGLPGYRRSTVHSQPTSTFCVGAENEPENTPEDWMRIAELQARNKACLPHLKSSYPVESDHCRGNAFFFTDEELRTGDPSDTIRRASMMPGQLQDSLTSHRHSLMMGQTGTRSHRLSLMPGQLPSKTVSAAQLKSPKGAKRSSSTVSLHQFSPEKKVKASCFPRPLTPKNKNVITGPSSSQLRPTLSPASRRQSMMFTIDNTPKSNSYLKKGLNKLRSSTRKSPAKNAKKLSVQDSQENIPSRNPKSAAGRVGRIGSSKSPLATKGQKNSPRVTSRSAKSPGLTASARKMMRRVKI; translated from the exons ATGACGATTAATTTGGGTGTTAAGGCTCTTCTTGGCTGG GTTAACAGTATAAAGCTGTCTGACAAAGAAGTAACTATTGATGACTTACAAGATGGGACAGTCCTACTGAAAATTGTTTCTATGCT GAAAAAGGAGCCAAACTCCTGTTCGAATAATTCCATTCATGATCGCTACAAACTCATTGCAGACTTTATTGAAA GGGACTGCAGATTTAATGCAGCCAAAGGTACTTCCCTGTGCTGGGACAACATAATAGATGGCACCAACCTAACAGTTCAAATTGCAAAg GTGCTTTTGTTGCTTTTCTACCACGACATAATGAACGACCGCTGCACTCTGAACATGATGGAATGTGATATGGAG CGGGAGATAGCAAACCTGACTGGCAGCTTTGTGATGGAGAGCAATGGGTGTGTTTATCTGAATAATGGACTAGATGCCTATTTAGCAAAAAAGT ATATGCCTGTTGATCGTGATATATTGTGTCGGTCAGCAGCCACTTCATCCTCCAATTTATCACCAATCTCCTCGCTGTCAGACGGAGACTCCCCAGTGTTCCACCGCAGTCACAGAATTGCGTTTGTGGACATCCAAACTGTGGCTTCTTCCTCAGTCAG CAAGTCACCTCTGCAGGACATCATGAACACACCTAAATTTCAGATGAGGAAGATGCAGCGACAGATGATCAAAGAGAGAGACTACAGAGATGGGTTGGAGAGGGAGCTGTCCACCAAAGTTGCACTCATTACACAGAAAG AGACCCAAATTAACCAGCTGCAGTACCGCCTTGATAAGctgaaagaagaacaaaatgatCGGGAGCAGGTTATCAGGGAACAAATCAATGAGCTAGAAACCAGGAACAACAC GTTACAAATGCGCTTCAATGAgattttaaaggaaaataaagactTCAAGAGTACCTCCTCACTTATGGAGCGCAAAGTGGATGAGCTGTCAGATGAAAATGGTGCACTCTCTTCTCAG ATGAGAAGCATGTGTTCTCAGCTGGTCATCTTTGAGGAAGAGGTTGGCAGGCTGACAGAGAGCCAAAAATTTGCTGAGGAAGAGtggggaagaaaaacaaaccaccTGGAATCTGAACTCAACCAAGCGACCGCTCAAAAG GAGTTACTGACTGAACAAATTCAGATCCTGCAAGGAAAGATTTCCTGTTTGGAAGATGAAATAAGCAGAGCCTCTGTGGAAGAAGTAGGGGAGAATATGGGGCCTATAATGGAG AAAGAAATGTATGAGACAGAAATCAGTCATTTGAAGAATGAGCTGGAGAGCGCATATTGCTCTTTAAAAAAGGCTGAGGTGGAGATTCAGGCCAAAACACAGCAGCTGGCAGTGTATCAGGAAGAAATCACTCAACAGAAAGAGCTCATGAGGCAACAGGAGCTACAAACTACAAAACTGATTCAAGCAAAGGAAGAAACTCTAGACAAGTTACAAATGGAGATCACTGAGCAAAGAGCAGTCTTTCAGCAAGAGATCCAAGATCTGAAGCTTCAACTTGAACAGGTTGAGCAGCAGAAACTTGAACAGATGTTCAGGTTACAACAGCATATTGCTGCATGTGAAAAAGAAGTAGAGAAACTAAAAGATAttaagaaagagaaggaaaaccTTCTGCACCTGGCTGAGGAAAACCTCAAAGAGCTTGAGAAAAAGCTGTCTGCCGTCCATTCCCTCTTAGCTGACAAAGACCAACAAATCAACAGCCTCAGAGGAGAAGTTGAAATTCTttcagatgaaaccaaaagtcATAAGAATGAGATTCAAGCCACAGAGGAAAAGCTTGCCAAGTTACTTCAGGAGAAATCTAACGATCAAGAAATGTTTAATGTTAATATGCAGACCCTAACTGTCCAAGTGGAAGGACTTAGCTCTTCTCTCAAGCAGGCTGAACAAGAAATTCAGTTCAGGCAAGACCTACTGGCTAAAGCACAACAAGAAAATGTCCAACAAAAAGTGGAGTTCCAACAGCAGATGGTGGCTTGTGAAGAGGAGGTGCAGACATTAAACAAAGAGATACAGGAGAAAAATGAGAAGCTTATTATTCTAAAGAATGAAAGTTCTCAACAATCTGAATCACTGGAGCAACAAATAAAAGATATGAAAGGTGAAATAGAAATTCTGAATGACACTCTCCTAAAGGCTGAGGAACAAGTTCATGCTCAGGAGTGTGAGCTTGCAAAAAACACGGAAGAAAGTGCTCGCCAGATAGACATCCTACAGCGACAACTGTCTTCATCTGAGCAGAGGATAACGATCATGAAGGAGGACATCCTGACTAAAGAGGAACAAATGAACTCGCTGAAATACCAAAGTTCAGAGCAGTCAAAAATGCTAAACCAAGAAATCCATGATTTAAAGCAACGGGTTGAGTGTCTTACTTCTTCATTGAAGAATTCTGAGGAGAATTTGCTGGCCAAAGAAAATCTGTTTGCTGAGCAGCATCTACAAACCACTCAGGATATGGAGGTGCTTCAGACGCAGATGGCAGCATCTCAGAATGAGGTGAAGAGGCTAAATGAAGAGATCCATACAAAGGAGGAACAGTTCACTCTGCTAAAGACTGAAACATCTACTCGCTGTGAAATTCTACAGCAGGAGATTGAAACtctgaaacaacagattaaaaccATGTCCGATTGTCTTGACATTGCAAAGGAGAAGGTTCAAACCAAAGAACATTTGATGGCCaagcaggagcaggagagcaCTTTGCAAATTGAGGATCTTCGAAAGAACAATTCAGTTCTTGAAGAGGATGTTAACAGACTGAGAGAGGACCTCAAAATGAAAGAGGGCCAGATAAATATGTTAAAGGATGAGAGCTGCAAGGAGTCTGAAGCTCTTCACAATGAAATCCAAACTCTAAGAGAGAAAGTACAACATTTGGAAGAGTCACTGAAGACTTCAACGGAGCAGGTTCAGGATAAAGAAATCCTCCTGATTCAGAAGGAAATTGAGATATCTCAAGAGAAAGACCAATTTAAAAATTTGGCGACAACCTCTGAAATGGAGTTGAGGGAACTTAGTGAGCAGATCCAGGCTAAAGATGATCAGCTGGTCACATTAAAGAAAGAGAACTCTGTGCAATCTGACCTTCTAcagcaagaaataaaaaaccTGAATGATCAACTGGCTCATATGACTGAGTCCCTCTCAAAATCTGAGGAAAGGGTTGAGAGTCAGCTGGTGATGTTGAACAAACAGGAGCAGGAGAACGCTGAACAGAAGGAACTCCTTCAACGACAGTTGTCAGCTTCTGAGGATCAGGTGCAGAAAATGAAGGACGAGATCCAAGCAAAAGAAGAAGCGATGATGCTCCTGAAGACTGAAAACTCAGCTCAGTCAGATTTGCTCAATCAAGAAACACAAGATTTACAGAAAAAGGTTGAGTCTCTCAGTTCCCGACTGAAACATGCTGAAGAAGAGTTGGAATCCAAGGAAAATCTGTTTGCTGAGCAGCATCTACAAACCACTCAGGATAAGGAGGTGCTTCAGACGCAGATGGCAGCATCTCAGAATGAGGTGAAGAGGCTAAATGAAGAGATCCATACAAAGGAGGAACAGTTCACCCTGCTAAAGACTGAAACATCTACTCGCTGTGAAATGCTACAGCAAGAGATTGAAACtctgaaacaacagattaaaaccATGTCCGATTGTCTTGACATTGCAAAGGAGAAGGTTCAAACCAAAGAACATTTGATGGCCaagcaggagcaggagagcaCTTTGCAAATTGAGGATCTTAGAAAGAACAATTCAGTTCTTGAAGAGGATGTTAACAGACTGAGAGAGGACCTCAAAATGAAAGAGGGCCAGGTAAATATGTTAAAGGATGAGAGCTGCAAGGAGTCTGAAGCTCTTCACAATGAAATCCAAACTCTAAGAGAGAAAGTACAACATTTGGAAGAGTCACTGAAGACTTCAACGGAGCAGGTTCAGGATAAAGAAATCCTCCTGATTCAGAAGGAAATTGAGATTTCTCAAGAGAAAGACCAATTTAAAAATTTGGCGACAACCTCTGAAATGGAGTTGAGGGAACTCAGTGAGCAGATCCGGGCTAAAGATGATCAGCTGGTCACATTAAAGAAAGAGAACTCCGTGCAATCTGACCTTCTAcagcaagaaataaaaaaccTGAATGATCAATTGGCTCATATGACTGAGTCCCTCTCAAAATCTGAGGAAAGGGTTGAGAGTCAGCTGGTGATGTTGAACAAACAGGAGCAGGAGAACGCTGAACAGAAGGAACTCCTTCAACGACAGTTGTCAGCTTCTGAGGATCAGGTGCAGAAAATGAAGGACGAGATCCAAGCAAAAGAAGAAGCGATGACGCTCCTGAAGACTGAAAGCTCAGCTCAGTCAGATTTGCTCAATCAAGAAACACAAGATTTACAGAAAAAGGTTGAGTCTCTCAGTTCCCGACTGAAACATGCTGAAGAAGAGTTAGAATCCAAGGAAAATCTGTTTGCTGAGCAGCATCTACAAACCACTCAGGATAAGGAGGTGCTTCAGACGCAGATGGCAGCATCTCAGAATGAGGTGAAGAGGCTAAATGAAGAGATCCATACAAAGGAGGAACAGTTCACTCTGCTAAAGACTGAAACATCTACTCGCTGTGAAATTCTACAGCAGGAGATTGAAACtctgaaacaacagattaaaaccATGTCCGATTCTCTTGACATTGCTAATGAAAAGATTGAAGCCAAAGAACATTTGATGGCCaagcaggagcaggagagcaCTTTGCAAATTGAGGATCTTAGAAAGCACAATTCAGTTCTTGAAGAGGATGTTAACAGACTGAGAGAGGACCTCAAAATGAAAGAGGGCCAGGTAAATATGTTAAAGGATGAGAGCTGCAAGGAGTCTGAAGCTCTTCACAATGAAATCCAAACTCTAAGAGAGAAAGTACAACATTTGGAAGAGTCACTGAAGACTTCAACGGAGCAGGTTCAGGATAAAGAAATCCTCCTGATTCAGAAGGAAATTGAGATTTCTCAAGAGAAAGACCAATTTAAAAATTTGGCGACAACCTCTGAAATGGAGTTGAGGGAACTTAGTGAGCAGATCCAGGCTAAAGATGATCAGCTGGTCACGTTAAAGAAAGAGAACTCT GCACTTGGTGTATCGCTAAGGAAGGCAGAAGATGATATGCAATCAAAGGAAAATCTGTTTGCTCAACAGAAATTAGAATATACTCAGCAGACGGAAGAACTCATAAACCAACAAGATAAACAATTGGAGAATTTGCAGAAGCAGATTTATTCGCTTGAAGAGGAGATTCCAAAGCTGAAAGCATCTCAGAGTGAGAAAGAGGGTCTCCTTCTAAAGACCGAGGAGAAGCTTC AGGTGGAAACTATTTCTCAGAATCTTGTGGCTAAAGAGCAGGCGTTACTTCATACTCAAGAAGAGTCTGCAAAGGAGCTAGACCTCCTACAGCAGCGACTTGTCTCATTAAATGGAGATAGACAATCTGCAGAGGAGTTGCAGGTTGCAACTTCTAAGGAAATGGAGGCTGTTGttcaggaaaaacaagaaatgatGGTGAAGATAGTCCAGGTGGAAATGGATAAGAAATCTCTGGAGAAACAACTTGAATCCATGGTCTTAGAGAAGGATAGACTTGCTCAAGCCAATCTGATTATAGAGAGGGAGAACATGGCCTCCCATAAACGGAAATCATTGCTACAGCAGGAGTTGGAAGtaatgaagaaagagaaactcTTGGAAGAGAGACATAAAGCTGAGGAGATGGAGATTTTAAAGAGAGACCTGCAGGAACAGCTCTCGGCTAAATCGGAGGCTGCAGAACACTACAAGGCTCAG ATGGACAAGGCAGTCAATCATTACAACAGCAAGAAGCAGCTTCTTCAAGAAAGTGAAGAAAAGGTGTTTGAACTCACGCATTCCCTGGAGGTCAAAGAGCGCGAAGTTAAGGCTGTTACCATGGAGAACAAGCTGCTTCAACTTGATCTGGACAAGGCCCAGACCAGTGAGAAGAGGCTTATGAGCATGGTGGCCAGTTTGGAGGCACAG CTGGCTTTTGCTGACCATAACCTGCGTGCACAAAATAAGATTCATGGTAATGACCAAAGCGGAACAGAGTCGTGCTATTTGGAAGTTCCTGACGCACGTTCTGGTGTTCACACGAGAGCACAAGTGAGGAGGGAGATTAGCTCTGACAGCCTGGACCAAAGCTCTTTGGAAGATTCTTTGAACACCACAAG AAAACTTTCTGCTCCCGATGAGTCAAGCACTCCGCTTGTTCGCAGTTCAGAGCGCCTGGCTGCAAAACGCCTGAAAGCTGAGTCACTGGAAACTCTTTACTTCACACCTATAAATAACAGGTAGAGGACACA GGCCGGTAAAGAGCGAAAAATGGAACTTTCTTCTACACTAAAAAATCCAACTTCATCTATCAAACGACGTAGAACCACACAGGTTATTAACATCACTATGACAAAG AAAACCCCAGGTGCCAGTGAGGATGATGACACGTTCTACAGTCTGGCCCCAGCTCGCTCCCAGCCAAACCTCTCCACTGCAGACTCTAAACGGCCGGTGTCTATGGAGCTGTTCAACACCCCTGCAGGAAGATCTGGCGCTGCCAGTGACCAGCTGATCGGTCTTCCAGGGTACAGACGGAGTACAGTCCATTCACAGC CCACAAGCACATTCTGTGTGGGAGCAGAAAACGAGCCAGAGAACACCCCTGAGGACTGGATGCGGATTGCTGAGCTCCAGGCCAGGAACAAGGCCTGCCTTCCTCATCTGAAGAGCAGCTACCCTGTGGAATCTGAT CATTGCCGTGGCAATGCATTCTTTTTCACAGATGAAGAACTCCGTACTGGTGACCCATCTGACACCATCCGTCGGGCATCCATGATGCCCGGCCAGCTGCAAGACTCTCTCACCTCCCATCGACACTCTCTCATGATGGGACAGACAGGCACTCGTTCTCATCGTTTGTCCTTGATGCCGGGCCAGCTTCCGTCAAAAACTGTCAGCGCTGCTCAGTTGAAGAGCCCAAAAGGTGCAAAGAGGTCGTCGTCTACGGTGTCTCTCCATCAATTTTCACCTGAG AAAAAAGTCAAGGCCAGCTGCTTCCCTCGTCCACTCACTCCTAAAAACAAGAATGTGATCACTGGACCTTCGAGCTCTCAGCTCCGCCCCACCCTCAGTCCA GCTAGCCGAAGGCAGTCGATGATGTTTACTATTGACAACACACCTAAAAGCAACAGCTATTTAAAGAAAGGGCTGAACAAACTACGCAGCTCCACCCGCAAGTCTCCGGCCAAAAACGCAAAGAAGTTGTCTGTGCAGGATTCCCAAGAAAACATTCCTTCAAGAAATCCTAAATCTGCAGCTGGACGAGTGGGCAGAATCGGCAGCTCCAAGTCTCCCCTGGCTACCAAAGGACAGAAGAACTCTCCACGAGTCACCAGCAGGTCTGCAAAGTCTCCTGGACTCACCGCTAGTGCTCGCAAG atgatGAGGAGAGTGAAGATATGA
- the nlrc3l gene encoding NACHT, LRR and PYD domains-containing protein 6: MEAETVAGTQRNEENKWERPPSSYGSMKTDSDDDVDVEVDVEVDVEVIPACVSLSPVAQPQAAAQENAGLQICRSDSPDTLYTTTSQQTKPPGAVLIDTRSPDLDDLSENDEEIMQDVVVASSPEPCGAPPDETNQLYDNCHTGRLHAEQDLPHVFKTIQNIVDRLTIEERCNFLLLLRQHKGLTLQQAMEGDSLDIVDRILENFGQDDSLVFTIRALENIKKKTEATELQNQCRRALIRSQLKEYFIRKYKIIREGVVQPGKLRRLDDVYVEPQISVYDHGGVVALHERSPHPPSPLRGFSGDTFVGVNDLFRLRNSDGGLVRTALTTGIPGIGKTVSVRKFCLDWAEKRSNKDLQFVITLSFRDLWFLRSSGSATQKMSIMEVIGFFYPECKGIKYLEEEDCKFLIIMDSFDCYKAPLDWENTPVIKDNHTRAHTDVLIVNVIRGTVLSGARVWILGRHAAVSQIPCQYIDVVTEIQGFSDEMKDDYFTKRFHDEELARKIVTHYKRLPMLIALARQPFVCWVVATVFERYYRCRSYGLHPPRLTPFYINVLIYQTNRRLQIYDGKGADDLKWFSEDKQLLLNMGKMAFKMLERKTRVFYEADMNEFGLKLTEVAVFSGICTEELLTADTDGRRTFRFIHFSFQEFMAALYVFIVFRCDSQNVLGSSMLAKLFKPKDQIKSTQSLVQCAVERTLWPPLGHYDMFLRFLCGLLSPQCHNKLLCGFFYPHNIPKISGLAEAQRVLEKAIETAQGKNSDGVENLVECLREMTQEDA; this comes from the exons ATGGAGGCGGAGACTGTGGCAGGAAC GCAGAGGAATGAAGAGAACAAGTGGGAGAGGCCACCTTCCAGCTATGGATCAATGAAGactgacagtgatgatgacgTGGACGTGGAGGTGGACGTGGAGGTGGACGTGGAGGTGATCCCGGcatgtgtttctctgtctcctGTGGCTCAGCCACAGGCGGCTGCCCAAGAGAATGCAGG gctTCAGATTTGTCGATCAGACTCTCCCGATACGCTGTACACCACGACGTCGCAGCAGACCAAGCCACCGGGAGCTGTTCTCATTGACACCAG GTCACCTGACCTTGATGACTTATCGGAAAATGATGAGGAAATTATGCAGGATGTTGTAGTGGCTTCTTCACCAGAACCATGTGGTGCCCCCCCAGACGAGACAAACCAGTTATACGATAACTGCCATACTGGTAGATTACACGCAGAACAGGACCTGCCCCACGTGTTCAAG ACTATCCAGAATATTGTGGATCGCCTAACCATTGAAGAGCGATGCAATTTTCTACTGTTGCTTCGCCAACATAAAGGACTAACCCTTCAACAGGCAATGGAAGGAGACAGTCTGGATATTGTGGATAGGATCCTGGAGAACTTTG GCCAGGACGATTCTCTGGTGTTTACAATAAGAGCCCTGGAAAATatcaagaagaaaacagaagcaACTGAACTACAGAATCAATGCAGGAGAG CACTGATCCGTTCTCAACTGAAGGAATATTTTatcagaaaatacaaaatcatCCGTGAAGGGGTTGTTCAACCTGGAAAGCTGAGACGTCTGGATGACGTCTACGTGGAGCCCCAGATTTCAGTTTATGATCATGGAGGAGTTGTAGCGTTGCATGAGCGTAGCCCCCACCCTCCTTCACCTCTCCGTGGCTTCAGTGGCGACACCTTTGTTGGTGTGAACGATCTCTTCCGGCTACGGAACAGTGATGGCGGACTGGTGAGGACGGCGTTGACCACTGGGATCCCAGGAATTGGAAAGACTGTCTCTGTGCGGAAGTTCTGTCTCGACTGGGCAGAAAAACGGTCCAATAAG GATCTGCAGTTCGTCATCACACTGTCATTCCGAGATCTCTGGTTTTTGCGAAGCAGTGGCTCTGCAACACAGAAGATGTCCATCATGGAAgtgattggatttttttatCCCGAGTGCAAAGGAATAAAATACTTGGAGGAAGAAGACTGTAAATTTCTGATCATAATGGACTCGTTTGATTGTTACAAAGCTCCTCTAGACTGGGAG AATACTCCAGTGATAAAAGACAATCACACCAGAGCACACACCGACGTCCTGATTGTAAATGTCATCCGGGGCACCGTGCTTAGTGGTGCCCGGGTCTGGATCTTGGGGAGACATGCGGCGGTCTCACAAATCCCGTGCCAGTACATAGACGTTGTCACAGAAATACAGGGCTTCAG CGATGAGATGAAGGACGACTACTTCACCAAACGCTTCCATGATGAGGAGCTAGCAAGAAAGATTGTGACACATTATAAACGTCTTCCGATGCTCATCGCCCTCGCTCGCCAGCCCTTTGTCTGCTGGGTAGTCGCCACTGTCTTTGAGCGATATTATCGTTGCCGGAGCTACGGATTGCACCCCCCCAGGCTGACACCATTCTACATCAATGTTTTGATTTATCAGACCAATCGCAGGCTGCAGATCTACGATGGAAAGGGGGCAGATGACCTG AAATGGTTCAGTGAGGACAAGCAGCTGCTGCTCAACATGGGGAAGATGGCCTTTAAAATGCTGGAGAGGAAGACCCGTGTGTTCTATGAAGCAGACATGAATGAGTTCGGTCTGAAGTTAACAGAGGTGGCTGTGTTTTCAGGCATCTGCACTGAAGAGCTCCTCACTGCAGACACAGACGGGAGGAGGACATTCCGTTTCATACACTTCAGCTTTCAG GAGTTCATGGCCGCTCTGTATGTCTTCATAGTGTTTCGCTGTGATTCTCAGAACGTTCTGGGCTCCAGCATGTTGGCCAAGTTATTCAAACCAAAAGATCAGATCAAATCAACACAGTCCCTGGTCCAGTGTGCCGTGGAGCGAACTCTGTGGCCCCCACTTGGTCACTATGACATGTTCCTTCGCTTTCTGTGTGGCTTACTTTCGCCGCAGTGCCACAACAAGCTGCTTTGTGGATTCTTCTATCCACACAACATACCAAAGATAAGTGGACTGGCTGAGGCACAGAGGGTGCTGGAGAAGGCGATAGAAACTGCTCAAGGAAAAAATAGTGACGGAGTGGAAAACTTAGTGGAATGCCTTCGAGAAATGACCCAGGAAGACGCATGA